A region from the Papaver somniferum cultivar HN1 unplaced genomic scaffold, ASM357369v1 unplaced-scaffold_22, whole genome shotgun sequence genome encodes:
- the LOC113340670 gene encoding uncharacterized protein At5g01610-like, whose product MDQIMGKVGSLWFSNKASKELGSVGNEITSMQNSIEGGAKWLVNKVKGKMQKPLVELLKEYDMAIGIFPKDATNYEFDEDTHKLTVHIPSVCEVGYKDSSVLRFNTTVTGHLEKGSLSNVEGIKTKVMIWVKVSNICTEGASKIHFTAGLKRTRSREAYEVIRDGVGTDKF is encoded by the exons ATGGATCAAATAATGGGCAAGGTTGGAAGCTTATGGTTTAGCAACAAAGCAAGCAAAGAGCTTGGCTCCGTTGGTAATGAAATTACT TCAATGCAAAACAGCATAGAAGGAGGAGCTAAATGGTTGGTTAATAAAGTTAAAG GTAAAATGCAAAAGCCATTGGTAGAATTGTTAAAAGAATACGACATGGCAATTGGTATTTTTCCAAAAGATGCAACCAACTATGAATTCGACGAAGATACACATAAGTTAACAGTGCACATACCATCTGTTTGTGAAGTCGGATATAAAGACTCATCGGTCCTGCGGTTCAACACTACGGTGACTGGACATCTAGAGAAGGGAAGCTTAAGCAATGTGGAAGGAATCAAAACAAAGGTGATGATTTGGGTGAAAGTTTCAAACATATGCACGGAAGGTGCGTCGAAGATTCATTTCACGGCTGGATTGAAGAGAACGAGAAGCAGAGAGGCTTATGAGGTGATCAGAGATGGAGTGGGTACCGATAAGTTTTAA
- the LOC113340671 gene encoding serine/threonine-protein kinase rio2-like produces MSISANEFLGENDDDNSDSDTNNLDDDGPDYYQPISTDDDEDVDHGFQMISSNGHIEPEIGIHTLDLNHEEEEETIEDEEEEEEASNSEISRAFIEDENRRNAPLTPENSNRIMNAMRGISFQAGFVPDWINQVPDDRWIDHLTNLRQLQPNSTSTSSTTAAQN; encoded by the exons aTGTCGATCTCTGCAAACGAATTCCTTGGAG aaaatgatgatgataatagCGATTCTGATACCAATAATCTAGATGATGATGGTCCTGACTATTACCAACCAATCTCTacggatgatgatgaagatgttgatcATGGATTCCAAATGATCTCCTCTAATGGTCATATTGAACCTGAAATTGGGATTCACACTCTCGATCTCAACcacgaagaagaggaagagacgattgaagatgaagaagaagaagaagaagcttcgAATTCAGAAATCTCAAGAGCATTCATCGAAGATGAGAATCGACGTAACGCTCCATTGACACCGGAGAACTCAAATCGAATCATGAATGCTATGCGTGGGATTTCATTTCAAGCAGGATTTGTACCTGATTGGATTAATCAAGTTCCTGATGATCGTTGGATTGATCACCTCACAAACTTAAGACAACTACAACCCAATTCTACTAGTACTTCTTCGACTACTGCTGCCCAGAACTGA